The Zonotrichia leucophrys gambelii isolate GWCS_2022_RI chromosome 23, RI_Zleu_2.0, whole genome shotgun sequence genome includes a region encoding these proteins:
- the PHACTR4 gene encoding phosphatase and actin regulator 4 isoform X3, which yields MGVDVLESGDTTPPTKRKSKFSSFGKIFKPWKWRKKKSSDKFKETSEVLERKISMRKPREELVKRGVLLEEPEQDGEEAEKLNPPALKNGHTVPIGGPGVCNLPSQEEEATKPPSLRKPVPVEEPKRQGSSSSHPGPELEPPQEPHVPRQPLLPPKRPPSTSQEANEVQAKDPVPASSTAKTAPFSTAPMAAKTVNSTAAPCPAPRTLLPAPASANTTAPTSTPSTAAAKQPPVPPPKPANRNSNSLIAELSQVMTGGTALSKPSPPLPPKRGLLPNSSSEAVTSKPANDRTVPGSRPAPTPVHVTSAYPPPSPSPPLPTHVPPEPPRMVLPTSTPVLDPPCSLDLPKEIPPPPLPEDFRSMEASKRTAEQGFGEPHVLPRLPQIPLHIRIQQALASPLPVTPPPEGSHRAHSLLFENDGFGEDNGTLGRTRSLPVTIEMLKVPDDEEEEDDDQEEEQNSGPRVYIGDVPSVTVIPTLVPQVLLEEQEGDEGMSDSDSEGPILYKDDEDEEEDESHNSTLANKVKRKDTLAIKLGNTTAPQEEKSIFPRKSKEEWNEIRHQIGTTLIRRLSQRPTAEELEQRNILQPKNEADRQAEKREIKRRLTRKLSQRPTVAELQARKILRFNEYVEVTDAQDYDRRADKPWTKLTPADKAAIRKELNEFKSCEMEVHEESKQFTRYHRP from the exons ATGGGGGTAGATGTTTTGGAGTCAGGTGACACCACACCTCCgacaaagaggaaaagcaagttctCAAGCTTTGGCAAGATTTTCAAACCCTGGaagtggaggaaaaagaaaagcagtgacaAATTCAAGGAGACTTCAGAAG TTTTAGAACGAAAGATTTCTATGCGAAAGCCAAGAGAGGAGCTGGTAAAAAGAGGGGTTCTGTTGGAAGAGCCTGAGCAGG ATGGTGAAGAGGCAGAGAAGCTGAACCCACCTGCGCTGAAGAATGGCCACACTGTCCCTATTGGGGGCCCTGGGGTCTGTAAcctgcccagccaggaggaAGAGGCCACAAAGCCACCCAGCCTtaggaagcctgttccagtggaGGAGCCAAAGAGGCAGG gctcctccagcagccaccCTGGGCCTGAACTGGAACCACCTCAGGAGCCACATGTTCCCAGACAACCTCTTCTTCCTCCAAAAAGACCTCCCTCCACTTCCCAGGAGGCAAACGAAGTACAGGCAAAGGATCCAGtacctgccagcagcactgcaaaaaCTGCCCCCTTCAGCACAGCCCCCATGGCAGCAAAGACAGTCAATTCCACAGCTGCCCCTTGCCCAGCCCCCAGgactctgctccctgctcctgccagtgcCAACACTACTGCTCCCACCAGtacacccagcacagctgctgccaaacAGCCTCCTGTTCCTCCTCCCAAACCTGCCAACAGAAACAGCAACTCACTCATAG ctgaacTTTCCCAAGTAATGACCGGTGGTACAGCCTTGTCCAagccttcccctcctctccctccaaagAGAGGCCTCCTGCCTAACAGCTCGTCAGAGGCTGTCACCTCTAAGCCCGCAAATGACAGGACAGTGCCAGGGAGCCGCCCTGCACCAACCCCAGTGCATGTGACCTCAGCTTATCCACCACCTTCGCCCTCGCCGCCGCTGCCCACCCATGTGCCCCCTGAACCTCCACGCATGGTCCTGCCCACATCCACCCCTGTCCTGGACCCACCGTGCTCCCTGGACCTGCCCAAGGagattcctcctcctcctcttcctgaaGACTTCAGGTCCATGGAGGCGTCGAAGAGGACAGCAGAACAAGGCTTTGGTGAACCCCACGTGCTGCCTCgcctgccccaaatcccactgcaCATTCGTATCCAGCAGGCTCTGGCCAGCCCTCTGCCTGTCACCCCACCTCCCGAGGGGTCCCACAGGGCTCACTCTTTGCTCTTTGAGAACGATGGTTTTGGAGAAGACAATGGCACCCTGGGCAGGACAAGATCCCTGCCCGTCACCATTGAGATGCTCAAAGT TCCAGAcgatgaggaagaggaagatgatgaCCAGGAAGAGGAACAGAATTCAGGTCCTCGTGTGTATATTGGAGATGTGCCGTCTGTCACAGTCATCCCCACACTGGTACCCCAGGTcctcctggaggagcaggaaggagacGAAGGGATGAGCGACTCTGACTCGGAGGGGCCCATCCTGTATAAagatgatgaggatgaggaagaagaTGAAAGCCATAACA GCACGCTGGCCAACAAAGTGAAGAGGAAAGATACGCTTGCTATAAAGCTGGGGAACACCACTGCCCCACAGGAGGAGAAGAGCATCTTCCCTCGGAAGAGCAAGGAGGAGTGGAACGAAATCCGTCACCAGATTGGGACAACGCTGATCAG GCGACTGAGTCAGAGACCAACTGCAGAAGAACTGGAACAGAGGAACATTCTTCAGC CGAAAAATGAAGCTGACCGTCAAGCTGAGAAGCGGGAGATCAAGCGCCGGCTCACCAGAAAG CTTAGCCAAAGGCCTacagtggcagagctgcaggccaGGAAGATCCTGAGGTTTAATGAATATGTGGAAGTAACAGATGCTCAAGACTATGACCGGCGAGCAGATAAGCCATGGACAAAGCTGACTCCAGCTGACAAG GCAGCCATCAGGAAGGAGCTGAATGAGTTTAAGAGCTGTGAAATGGAAGTGCACGAGGAGAGCAAGCAGTTCACGAG ATACCATCGACCATAA
- the PHACTR4 gene encoding phosphatase and actin regulator 4 isoform X2, with product MEENAAEDGDHAPSDASMGVDVLESGDTTPPTKRKSKFSSFGKIFKPWKWRKKKSSDKFKETSEVLERKISMRKPREELVKRGVLLEEPEQDGEEAEKLNPPALKNGHTVPIGGPGVCNLPSQEEEATKPPSLRKPVPVEEPKRQGSSSSHPGPELEPPQEPHVPRQPLLPPKRPPSTSQEANEVQAKDPVPASSTAKTAPFSTAPMAAKTVNSTAAPCPAPRTLLPAPASANTTAPTSTPSTAAAKQPPVPPPKPANRNSNSLIAELSQVMTGGTALSKPSPPLPPKRGLLPNSSSEAVTSKPANDRTVPGSRPAPTPVHVTSAYPPPSPSPPLPTHVPPEPPRMVLPTSTPVLDPPCSLDLPKEIPPPPLPEDFRSMEASKRTAEQGFGEPHVLPRLPQIPLHIRIQQALASPLPVTPPPEGSHRAHSLLFENDGFGEDNGTLGRTRSLPVTIEMLKVPDDEEEEDDDQEEEQNSGPRVYIGDVPSVTVIPTLVPQVLLEEQEGDEGMSDSDSEGPILYKDDEDEEEDESHNSTLANKVKRKDTLAIKLGNTTAPQEEKSIFPRKSKEEWNEIRHQIGTTLIRRLSQRPTAEELEQRNILQPKNEADRQAEKREIKRRLTRKLSQRPTVAELQARKILRFNEYVEVTDAQDYDRRADKPWTKLTPADKAAIRKELNEFKSCEMEVHEESKQFTRYHRP from the exons ctgaagACGGGGATCACGCCCCAAGTGATGCCAGCATGGGGGTAGATGTTTTGGAGTCAGGTGACACCACACCTCCgacaaagaggaaaagcaagttctCAAGCTTTGGCAAGATTTTCAAACCCTGGaagtggaggaaaaagaaaagcagtgacaAATTCAAGGAGACTTCAGAAG TTTTAGAACGAAAGATTTCTATGCGAAAGCCAAGAGAGGAGCTGGTAAAAAGAGGGGTTCTGTTGGAAGAGCCTGAGCAGG ATGGTGAAGAGGCAGAGAAGCTGAACCCACCTGCGCTGAAGAATGGCCACACTGTCCCTATTGGGGGCCCTGGGGTCTGTAAcctgcccagccaggaggaAGAGGCCACAAAGCCACCCAGCCTtaggaagcctgttccagtggaGGAGCCAAAGAGGCAGG gctcctccagcagccaccCTGGGCCTGAACTGGAACCACCTCAGGAGCCACATGTTCCCAGACAACCTCTTCTTCCTCCAAAAAGACCTCCCTCCACTTCCCAGGAGGCAAACGAAGTACAGGCAAAGGATCCAGtacctgccagcagcactgcaaaaaCTGCCCCCTTCAGCACAGCCCCCATGGCAGCAAAGACAGTCAATTCCACAGCTGCCCCTTGCCCAGCCCCCAGgactctgctccctgctcctgccagtgcCAACACTACTGCTCCCACCAGtacacccagcacagctgctgccaaacAGCCTCCTGTTCCTCCTCCCAAACCTGCCAACAGAAACAGCAACTCACTCATAG ctgaacTTTCCCAAGTAATGACCGGTGGTACAGCCTTGTCCAagccttcccctcctctccctccaaagAGAGGCCTCCTGCCTAACAGCTCGTCAGAGGCTGTCACCTCTAAGCCCGCAAATGACAGGACAGTGCCAGGGAGCCGCCCTGCACCAACCCCAGTGCATGTGACCTCAGCTTATCCACCACCTTCGCCCTCGCCGCCGCTGCCCACCCATGTGCCCCCTGAACCTCCACGCATGGTCCTGCCCACATCCACCCCTGTCCTGGACCCACCGTGCTCCCTGGACCTGCCCAAGGagattcctcctcctcctcttcctgaaGACTTCAGGTCCATGGAGGCGTCGAAGAGGACAGCAGAACAAGGCTTTGGTGAACCCCACGTGCTGCCTCgcctgccccaaatcccactgcaCATTCGTATCCAGCAGGCTCTGGCCAGCCCTCTGCCTGTCACCCCACCTCCCGAGGGGTCCCACAGGGCTCACTCTTTGCTCTTTGAGAACGATGGTTTTGGAGAAGACAATGGCACCCTGGGCAGGACAAGATCCCTGCCCGTCACCATTGAGATGCTCAAAGT TCCAGAcgatgaggaagaggaagatgatgaCCAGGAAGAGGAACAGAATTCAGGTCCTCGTGTGTATATTGGAGATGTGCCGTCTGTCACAGTCATCCCCACACTGGTACCCCAGGTcctcctggaggagcaggaaggagacGAAGGGATGAGCGACTCTGACTCGGAGGGGCCCATCCTGTATAAagatgatgaggatgaggaagaagaTGAAAGCCATAACA GCACGCTGGCCAACAAAGTGAAGAGGAAAGATACGCTTGCTATAAAGCTGGGGAACACCACTGCCCCACAGGAGGAGAAGAGCATCTTCCCTCGGAAGAGCAAGGAGGAGTGGAACGAAATCCGTCACCAGATTGGGACAACGCTGATCAG GCGACTGAGTCAGAGACCAACTGCAGAAGAACTGGAACAGAGGAACATTCTTCAGC CGAAAAATGAAGCTGACCGTCAAGCTGAGAAGCGGGAGATCAAGCGCCGGCTCACCAGAAAG CTTAGCCAAAGGCCTacagtggcagagctgcaggccaGGAAGATCCTGAGGTTTAATGAATATGTGGAAGTAACAGATGCTCAAGACTATGACCGGCGAGCAGATAAGCCATGGACAAAGCTGACTCCAGCTGACAAG GCAGCCATCAGGAAGGAGCTGAATGAGTTTAAGAGCTGTGAAATGGAAGTGCACGAGGAGAGCAAGCAGTTCACGAG ATACCATCGACCATAA
- the PHACTR4 gene encoding phosphatase and actin regulator 4 isoform X5 yields the protein MEENAAEDGDHAPSDASMGVDVLESGDTTPPTKRKSKFSSFGKIFKPWKWRKKKSSDKFKETSEDGEEAEKLNPPALKNGHTVPIGGPGVCNLPSQEEEATKPPSLRKPVPVEEPKRQGSSSSHPGPELEPPQEPHVPRQPLLPPKRPPSTSQEANEVQAKDPVPASSTAKTAPFSTAPMAAKTVNSTAAPCPAPRTLLPAPASANTTAPTSTPSTAAAKQPPVPPPKPANRNSNSLIAELSQVMTGGTALSKPSPPLPPKRGLLPNSSSEAVTSKPANDRTVPGSRPAPTPVHVTSAYPPPSPSPPLPTHVPPEPPRMVLPTSTPVLDPPCSLDLPKEIPPPPLPEDFRSMEASKRTAEQGFGEPHVLPRLPQIPLHIRIQQALASPLPVTPPPEGSHRAHSLLFENDGFGEDNGTLGRTRSLPVTIEMLKVPDDEEEEDDDQEEEQNSGPRVYIGDVPSVTVIPTLVPQVLLEEQEGDEGMSDSDSEGPILYKDDEDEEEDESHNSTLANKVKRKDTLAIKLGNTTAPQEEKSIFPRKSKEEWNEIRHQIGTTLIRRLSQRPTAEELEQRNILQPKNEADRQAEKREIKRRLTRKLSQRPTVAELQARKILRFNEYVEVTDAQDYDRRADKPWTKLTPADKAAIRKELNEFKSCEMEVHEESKQFTRYHRP from the exons ctgaagACGGGGATCACGCCCCAAGTGATGCCAGCATGGGGGTAGATGTTTTGGAGTCAGGTGACACCACACCTCCgacaaagaggaaaagcaagttctCAAGCTTTGGCAAGATTTTCAAACCCTGGaagtggaggaaaaagaaaagcagtgacaAATTCAAGGAGACTTCAGAAG ATGGTGAAGAGGCAGAGAAGCTGAACCCACCTGCGCTGAAGAATGGCCACACTGTCCCTATTGGGGGCCCTGGGGTCTGTAAcctgcccagccaggaggaAGAGGCCACAAAGCCACCCAGCCTtaggaagcctgttccagtggaGGAGCCAAAGAGGCAGG gctcctccagcagccaccCTGGGCCTGAACTGGAACCACCTCAGGAGCCACATGTTCCCAGACAACCTCTTCTTCCTCCAAAAAGACCTCCCTCCACTTCCCAGGAGGCAAACGAAGTACAGGCAAAGGATCCAGtacctgccagcagcactgcaaaaaCTGCCCCCTTCAGCACAGCCCCCATGGCAGCAAAGACAGTCAATTCCACAGCTGCCCCTTGCCCAGCCCCCAGgactctgctccctgctcctgccagtgcCAACACTACTGCTCCCACCAGtacacccagcacagctgctgccaaacAGCCTCCTGTTCCTCCTCCCAAACCTGCCAACAGAAACAGCAACTCACTCATAG ctgaacTTTCCCAAGTAATGACCGGTGGTACAGCCTTGTCCAagccttcccctcctctccctccaaagAGAGGCCTCCTGCCTAACAGCTCGTCAGAGGCTGTCACCTCTAAGCCCGCAAATGACAGGACAGTGCCAGGGAGCCGCCCTGCACCAACCCCAGTGCATGTGACCTCAGCTTATCCACCACCTTCGCCCTCGCCGCCGCTGCCCACCCATGTGCCCCCTGAACCTCCACGCATGGTCCTGCCCACATCCACCCCTGTCCTGGACCCACCGTGCTCCCTGGACCTGCCCAAGGagattcctcctcctcctcttcctgaaGACTTCAGGTCCATGGAGGCGTCGAAGAGGACAGCAGAACAAGGCTTTGGTGAACCCCACGTGCTGCCTCgcctgccccaaatcccactgcaCATTCGTATCCAGCAGGCTCTGGCCAGCCCTCTGCCTGTCACCCCACCTCCCGAGGGGTCCCACAGGGCTCACTCTTTGCTCTTTGAGAACGATGGTTTTGGAGAAGACAATGGCACCCTGGGCAGGACAAGATCCCTGCCCGTCACCATTGAGATGCTCAAAGT TCCAGAcgatgaggaagaggaagatgatgaCCAGGAAGAGGAACAGAATTCAGGTCCTCGTGTGTATATTGGAGATGTGCCGTCTGTCACAGTCATCCCCACACTGGTACCCCAGGTcctcctggaggagcaggaaggagacGAAGGGATGAGCGACTCTGACTCGGAGGGGCCCATCCTGTATAAagatgatgaggatgaggaagaagaTGAAAGCCATAACA GCACGCTGGCCAACAAAGTGAAGAGGAAAGATACGCTTGCTATAAAGCTGGGGAACACCACTGCCCCACAGGAGGAGAAGAGCATCTTCCCTCGGAAGAGCAAGGAGGAGTGGAACGAAATCCGTCACCAGATTGGGACAACGCTGATCAG GCGACTGAGTCAGAGACCAACTGCAGAAGAACTGGAACAGAGGAACATTCTTCAGC CGAAAAATGAAGCTGACCGTCAAGCTGAGAAGCGGGAGATCAAGCGCCGGCTCACCAGAAAG CTTAGCCAAAGGCCTacagtggcagagctgcaggccaGGAAGATCCTGAGGTTTAATGAATATGTGGAAGTAACAGATGCTCAAGACTATGACCGGCGAGCAGATAAGCCATGGACAAAGCTGACTCCAGCTGACAAG GCAGCCATCAGGAAGGAGCTGAATGAGTTTAAGAGCTGTGAAATGGAAGTGCACGAGGAGAGCAAGCAGTTCACGAG ATACCATCGACCATAA
- the PHACTR4 gene encoding phosphatase and actin regulator 4 isoform X1, producing MGQPHFSRPVNPGALAEDGDHAPSDASMGVDVLESGDTTPPTKRKSKFSSFGKIFKPWKWRKKKSSDKFKETSEVLERKISMRKPREELVKRGVLLEEPEQDGEEAEKLNPPALKNGHTVPIGGPGVCNLPSQEEEATKPPSLRKPVPVEEPKRQGSSSSHPGPELEPPQEPHVPRQPLLPPKRPPSTSQEANEVQAKDPVPASSTAKTAPFSTAPMAAKTVNSTAAPCPAPRTLLPAPASANTTAPTSTPSTAAAKQPPVPPPKPANRNSNSLIAELSQVMTGGTALSKPSPPLPPKRGLLPNSSSEAVTSKPANDRTVPGSRPAPTPVHVTSAYPPPSPSPPLPTHVPPEPPRMVLPTSTPVLDPPCSLDLPKEIPPPPLPEDFRSMEASKRTAEQGFGEPHVLPRLPQIPLHIRIQQALASPLPVTPPPEGSHRAHSLLFENDGFGEDNGTLGRTRSLPVTIEMLKVPDDEEEEDDDQEEEQNSGPRVYIGDVPSVTVIPTLVPQVLLEEQEGDEGMSDSDSEGPILYKDDEDEEEDESHNSTLANKVKRKDTLAIKLGNTTAPQEEKSIFPRKSKEEWNEIRHQIGTTLIRRLSQRPTAEELEQRNILQPKNEADRQAEKREIKRRLTRKLSQRPTVAELQARKILRFNEYVEVTDAQDYDRRADKPWTKLTPADKAAIRKELNEFKSCEMEVHEESKQFTRYHRP from the exons ATGGGGCAGCCGCACTTCTCGAGACCGGTAAATCCAGGTGCTCTTG ctgaagACGGGGATCACGCCCCAAGTGATGCCAGCATGGGGGTAGATGTTTTGGAGTCAGGTGACACCACACCTCCgacaaagaggaaaagcaagttctCAAGCTTTGGCAAGATTTTCAAACCCTGGaagtggaggaaaaagaaaagcagtgacaAATTCAAGGAGACTTCAGAAG TTTTAGAACGAAAGATTTCTATGCGAAAGCCAAGAGAGGAGCTGGTAAAAAGAGGGGTTCTGTTGGAAGAGCCTGAGCAGG ATGGTGAAGAGGCAGAGAAGCTGAACCCACCTGCGCTGAAGAATGGCCACACTGTCCCTATTGGGGGCCCTGGGGTCTGTAAcctgcccagccaggaggaAGAGGCCACAAAGCCACCCAGCCTtaggaagcctgttccagtggaGGAGCCAAAGAGGCAGG gctcctccagcagccaccCTGGGCCTGAACTGGAACCACCTCAGGAGCCACATGTTCCCAGACAACCTCTTCTTCCTCCAAAAAGACCTCCCTCCACTTCCCAGGAGGCAAACGAAGTACAGGCAAAGGATCCAGtacctgccagcagcactgcaaaaaCTGCCCCCTTCAGCACAGCCCCCATGGCAGCAAAGACAGTCAATTCCACAGCTGCCCCTTGCCCAGCCCCCAGgactctgctccctgctcctgccagtgcCAACACTACTGCTCCCACCAGtacacccagcacagctgctgccaaacAGCCTCCTGTTCCTCCTCCCAAACCTGCCAACAGAAACAGCAACTCACTCATAG ctgaacTTTCCCAAGTAATGACCGGTGGTACAGCCTTGTCCAagccttcccctcctctccctccaaagAGAGGCCTCCTGCCTAACAGCTCGTCAGAGGCTGTCACCTCTAAGCCCGCAAATGACAGGACAGTGCCAGGGAGCCGCCCTGCACCAACCCCAGTGCATGTGACCTCAGCTTATCCACCACCTTCGCCCTCGCCGCCGCTGCCCACCCATGTGCCCCCTGAACCTCCACGCATGGTCCTGCCCACATCCACCCCTGTCCTGGACCCACCGTGCTCCCTGGACCTGCCCAAGGagattcctcctcctcctcttcctgaaGACTTCAGGTCCATGGAGGCGTCGAAGAGGACAGCAGAACAAGGCTTTGGTGAACCCCACGTGCTGCCTCgcctgccccaaatcccactgcaCATTCGTATCCAGCAGGCTCTGGCCAGCCCTCTGCCTGTCACCCCACCTCCCGAGGGGTCCCACAGGGCTCACTCTTTGCTCTTTGAGAACGATGGTTTTGGAGAAGACAATGGCACCCTGGGCAGGACAAGATCCCTGCCCGTCACCATTGAGATGCTCAAAGT TCCAGAcgatgaggaagaggaagatgatgaCCAGGAAGAGGAACAGAATTCAGGTCCTCGTGTGTATATTGGAGATGTGCCGTCTGTCACAGTCATCCCCACACTGGTACCCCAGGTcctcctggaggagcaggaaggagacGAAGGGATGAGCGACTCTGACTCGGAGGGGCCCATCCTGTATAAagatgatgaggatgaggaagaagaTGAAAGCCATAACA GCACGCTGGCCAACAAAGTGAAGAGGAAAGATACGCTTGCTATAAAGCTGGGGAACACCACTGCCCCACAGGAGGAGAAGAGCATCTTCCCTCGGAAGAGCAAGGAGGAGTGGAACGAAATCCGTCACCAGATTGGGACAACGCTGATCAG GCGACTGAGTCAGAGACCAACTGCAGAAGAACTGGAACAGAGGAACATTCTTCAGC CGAAAAATGAAGCTGACCGTCAAGCTGAGAAGCGGGAGATCAAGCGCCGGCTCACCAGAAAG CTTAGCCAAAGGCCTacagtggcagagctgcaggccaGGAAGATCCTGAGGTTTAATGAATATGTGGAAGTAACAGATGCTCAAGACTATGACCGGCGAGCAGATAAGCCATGGACAAAGCTGACTCCAGCTGACAAG GCAGCCATCAGGAAGGAGCTGAATGAGTTTAAGAGCTGTGAAATGGAAGTGCACGAGGAGAGCAAGCAGTTCACGAG ATACCATCGACCATAA
- the PHACTR4 gene encoding phosphatase and actin regulator 4 isoform X4, translating into MGQPHFSRPVNPGALAEDGDHAPSDASMGVDVLESGDTTPPTKRKSKFSSFGKIFKPWKWRKKKSSDKFKETSEDGEEAEKLNPPALKNGHTVPIGGPGVCNLPSQEEEATKPPSLRKPVPVEEPKRQGSSSSHPGPELEPPQEPHVPRQPLLPPKRPPSTSQEANEVQAKDPVPASSTAKTAPFSTAPMAAKTVNSTAAPCPAPRTLLPAPASANTTAPTSTPSTAAAKQPPVPPPKPANRNSNSLIAELSQVMTGGTALSKPSPPLPPKRGLLPNSSSEAVTSKPANDRTVPGSRPAPTPVHVTSAYPPPSPSPPLPTHVPPEPPRMVLPTSTPVLDPPCSLDLPKEIPPPPLPEDFRSMEASKRTAEQGFGEPHVLPRLPQIPLHIRIQQALASPLPVTPPPEGSHRAHSLLFENDGFGEDNGTLGRTRSLPVTIEMLKVPDDEEEEDDDQEEEQNSGPRVYIGDVPSVTVIPTLVPQVLLEEQEGDEGMSDSDSEGPILYKDDEDEEEDESHNSTLANKVKRKDTLAIKLGNTTAPQEEKSIFPRKSKEEWNEIRHQIGTTLIRRLSQRPTAEELEQRNILQPKNEADRQAEKREIKRRLTRKLSQRPTVAELQARKILRFNEYVEVTDAQDYDRRADKPWTKLTPADKAAIRKELNEFKSCEMEVHEESKQFTRYHRP; encoded by the exons ATGGGGCAGCCGCACTTCTCGAGACCGGTAAATCCAGGTGCTCTTG ctgaagACGGGGATCACGCCCCAAGTGATGCCAGCATGGGGGTAGATGTTTTGGAGTCAGGTGACACCACACCTCCgacaaagaggaaaagcaagttctCAAGCTTTGGCAAGATTTTCAAACCCTGGaagtggaggaaaaagaaaagcagtgacaAATTCAAGGAGACTTCAGAAG ATGGTGAAGAGGCAGAGAAGCTGAACCCACCTGCGCTGAAGAATGGCCACACTGTCCCTATTGGGGGCCCTGGGGTCTGTAAcctgcccagccaggaggaAGAGGCCACAAAGCCACCCAGCCTtaggaagcctgttccagtggaGGAGCCAAAGAGGCAGG gctcctccagcagccaccCTGGGCCTGAACTGGAACCACCTCAGGAGCCACATGTTCCCAGACAACCTCTTCTTCCTCCAAAAAGACCTCCCTCCACTTCCCAGGAGGCAAACGAAGTACAGGCAAAGGATCCAGtacctgccagcagcactgcaaaaaCTGCCCCCTTCAGCACAGCCCCCATGGCAGCAAAGACAGTCAATTCCACAGCTGCCCCTTGCCCAGCCCCCAGgactctgctccctgctcctgccagtgcCAACACTACTGCTCCCACCAGtacacccagcacagctgctgccaaacAGCCTCCTGTTCCTCCTCCCAAACCTGCCAACAGAAACAGCAACTCACTCATAG ctgaacTTTCCCAAGTAATGACCGGTGGTACAGCCTTGTCCAagccttcccctcctctccctccaaagAGAGGCCTCCTGCCTAACAGCTCGTCAGAGGCTGTCACCTCTAAGCCCGCAAATGACAGGACAGTGCCAGGGAGCCGCCCTGCACCAACCCCAGTGCATGTGACCTCAGCTTATCCACCACCTTCGCCCTCGCCGCCGCTGCCCACCCATGTGCCCCCTGAACCTCCACGCATGGTCCTGCCCACATCCACCCCTGTCCTGGACCCACCGTGCTCCCTGGACCTGCCCAAGGagattcctcctcctcctcttcctgaaGACTTCAGGTCCATGGAGGCGTCGAAGAGGACAGCAGAACAAGGCTTTGGTGAACCCCACGTGCTGCCTCgcctgccccaaatcccactgcaCATTCGTATCCAGCAGGCTCTGGCCAGCCCTCTGCCTGTCACCCCACCTCCCGAGGGGTCCCACAGGGCTCACTCTTTGCTCTTTGAGAACGATGGTTTTGGAGAAGACAATGGCACCCTGGGCAGGACAAGATCCCTGCCCGTCACCATTGAGATGCTCAAAGT TCCAGAcgatgaggaagaggaagatgatgaCCAGGAAGAGGAACAGAATTCAGGTCCTCGTGTGTATATTGGAGATGTGCCGTCTGTCACAGTCATCCCCACACTGGTACCCCAGGTcctcctggaggagcaggaaggagacGAAGGGATGAGCGACTCTGACTCGGAGGGGCCCATCCTGTATAAagatgatgaggatgaggaagaagaTGAAAGCCATAACA GCACGCTGGCCAACAAAGTGAAGAGGAAAGATACGCTTGCTATAAAGCTGGGGAACACCACTGCCCCACAGGAGGAGAAGAGCATCTTCCCTCGGAAGAGCAAGGAGGAGTGGAACGAAATCCGTCACCAGATTGGGACAACGCTGATCAG GCGACTGAGTCAGAGACCAACTGCAGAAGAACTGGAACAGAGGAACATTCTTCAGC CGAAAAATGAAGCTGACCGTCAAGCTGAGAAGCGGGAGATCAAGCGCCGGCTCACCAGAAAG CTTAGCCAAAGGCCTacagtggcagagctgcaggccaGGAAGATCCTGAGGTTTAATGAATATGTGGAAGTAACAGATGCTCAAGACTATGACCGGCGAGCAGATAAGCCATGGACAAAGCTGACTCCAGCTGACAAG GCAGCCATCAGGAAGGAGCTGAATGAGTTTAAGAGCTGTGAAATGGAAGTGCACGAGGAGAGCAAGCAGTTCACGAG ATACCATCGACCATAA